From Phragmites australis chromosome 5, lpPhrAust1.1, whole genome shotgun sequence, a single genomic window includes:
- the LOC133918849 gene encoding protein MEI2-like 5 isoform X2 yields MEQPGAHPELSEPANIPSRRTHQMRNIWAWGVPSATTINGSNNAALFSSSLPPVLGKEREHLAQPMDDMFPTRKHLGTYSRVTDTMDDVVQHLIGNLLPDDEEELLAGVINDFDHVKLQNQAEELEEYDVFRNSGGMELDVDPLETITFGTARASVINGTESGSSQYSLQSGIGTVTGEHPFGEHPSRTLFVRNINSNVEDSELRSLFEPFGDIRSMYTATKHRGFVMISYYDIRDARTAMRALQNKPLRRRKLDIHFSIPKENPSDKDMNQGTLVIFNLEPAVSNEELLQIFGAFGEVREIRETPQKRHHRFIEFYDVRAAEAALTSLNKSDIAGKRVKLEPSRPGGARRSFIQQINHDFEQDETRHNVFHLGSPSANSPPSLWAQLRSPTEHNQLNTLNETTFNGGMSPLGGNHISGLSSGYPSMNLPIGKSSNRNILPDHIFHGSPNLYNSHSFPEQYGGIVSASPLVSSAASSASTASGFTPLTWTSFLWGSKNTLREYSQPSVFNSPPLSNSHFSNSHTQRQGSLYRNLHGSFGPSEYLSQHHVGSAPSVLPLESNFGYYPESPDTSYIRQGKFGSIGRSCVGGSLMTNFGVHSCVNVPSMQNGLVGFKGLLEPVRNHAFGNIGCQEDSRMQYQLDLEKIVTGRDTRTTLMIKNIPNKYTSKMLLEVIDETHEGTYDFFYLPIDFKNKCNVGYAFINMTSLAYIVSFYKVFTGRKWEKFNSEKVVSLAYARIQGKSALINHFQNSSLMNEDKRCHPMLFDPKHTENGNKDCSLQGNECHYSRSLT; encoded by the exons ATGGAGCAGCCTGGGGCTCATCCTGAACTATCAG AACCTGCAAATATTCCATCCAGAAGGACTCATCAGATGAGAAACATATGGGCTTGGGGAGTTCCTTCTGCAACTACAATTAATGGATCTAACAATGCTGCCTTGTTCTCCAGCTCATTGCCACCAG TACTGGGTAAAGAAAGGGAGCACCTTGCTCAACCAATGGATGATATGTTTCCAACAAGAAAGCATCTGGGCACTTACAGCAGAGTGACAGATACCATGGATGATGTAGTCCAACATTTGATTGGAAACCTTTTacctgatgatgaagaagagctCCTTGCTGGAGTAATTAATGATTTTGACCATGTTAAATTGCAAAACCAGGCTGAGGAATTGGAAGAATATGATGTTTTCCGTAATAGCGGGGGTATGGAGCTGGATGTTGACCCTCTGGAAACTATCACCTTTGGTACGGCAAGAGCTTCTGTCATCAATGGTACTGAAAGCGGAAGCAGTCAATACAGTCTCCAAAGTGGTATTGGGACAGTGACCGGGGAGCATCCATTTGGTGAACACCCCTCTAGAACTTTGTTTGTGAGAAACATCAACAGTAATGTTGAAGACTCAGAGTTGCGCTCATTGTTTGAG CCATTTGGAGACATTCGGTCCATGTACACTGCAACGAAGCACAGAGGATTCGTTATGATATCTTACTATGATATTCGAGATGCTCGAACTGCTATGCGGGCACTACAAAATAAACCTCTAAGGAGGAGGAAACTTGACATCCACTTCTCAATTCCCAAG GAGAACCCATCAGATAAAGATATGAACCAAGGGACCCTTGTCATCTTTAATTTGGAGCCAGCGGTGTCAAATGAAGAACTCCTTCAAATTTTTGGTGCATTTGGTGAAGTGAGGGAG ATAAGAGAGACACCACAAAAGCGccaccatagatttattgagTTCTATGATGTCAGGGCAGCAGAAGCTGCCCTGACATCATTGAACAAAAGTGATATTGCGGGTAAGCGGGTAAAGTTGGAGCCTAGCCGTCCTGGTGGAGCTCGTCGAAG TTTCATTCAGCAAATTAACCATGACTTTGAGCAAGATGAGACAAGGCATAACGTGTTCCATCTTGGATCACCTTCTGCCAATTCCCCACCAA GTTTGTGGGCCCAACTTCGCAGCCCAACAGAACATAATCAATTGAATACACTCAATGAAACTACATTTAATGGTGGGATGAGCCCCTTGGGTGGTAACCATATTTCTGGGTTATCTTCAGGATATCCTTCGATGAATTTGCCCATCGGGAAAAGCTCCAATAGGAATATCCTCCCTGATCATATATTTCATGGTTCTCCCAATCTATATAATTCACATTCATTTCCAGAACAATACGGTGGAATCGTGAGTGCAAGTCCGCTTGTGTCTTCTGCAGCTTCATCTGCTTCTACTGCATCTGGCTTCACACCACTGACCTGGACATCATTTCTTTGGGGTAGTAAGAATACCTTGAGGGAGTATTCTCAGCCTTCAGTCTTCAATTCTCCACCTCTTAGCAATTCACATTTTTCCAATAGCCACACACAACGCCAGGGTAGTCTCTATCGGAACCTTCATGGTTCCTTCGGGCCATCAGAGTACTTATCTCAGCATCATGTTGGGTCTGCCCCATCTGTCTTGCCTCTTGAAAGTAATTTTGGCTATTATCCTGAGTCCCCAGATACATCTTACATTAGACAGGGTAAGTTTGGAAGTATAGGTCGCAGCTGTGTTGGTGGAAGTCTTATGACAAACTTTGGTGTGCATTCCTGCGTTAATGTTCCATCTATGCAAAATG GTTTAGTTGGTTTTAAGGGTCTACTTGAGCCTGTCCGAAACCATGCATTTGGAAATATTGGGTGTCAAGAAGATAGCAGGATGCAGTATCAACTAGATTTGGAGAAGATCGTTACCGGAAGGGACACTCGGACAACATTGATGATAAAGAACATACCTAACAA GTATACATCTAAAATGCTTTTGGAAGTAATAGATGAAACTCATGAAGGGACTTACGATTTCTTCTACCTGCCTATCGATTTCAAG AATAAATGTAATGTTGGCTACGCCTTCATCAATATGACATCTCTTGCATACATTGTATCATTCTACAAG